The Streptomyces sp. NBC_01689 genome includes a window with the following:
- a CDS encoding phytoene desaturase family protein, translating into MLDAVIVGAGPNGLTAAVELARRGFSVAVFEARDTVGGGARTEELTLPGFRHDPCSAAHPLGVNSPAFRAMPLERYGLEWLHADLPMAHPFPDGSAAVLARSVAETAASFGPRDAGAYRRLVAPFLPQWDTLVHDFMSLPLTALPRDPVTLARFGLTGLPPSTWLMRRFRDERAKALFAGLVAHVIAPLDGIATGAVGLVFALAAHARGWPVARGGSQSISDALTAYLRDLGGAVHTDYEVKRLDDLPPARAYVFDTSPTALSRIAGFGRYYDNYRYGAAVFKVDYALDGPVPWTAEEARTAGTVQVGASRAEIGAALNAASREGRAPDAPFLITVQPSVVDPSRAPAGQHVFWAYGHVPHGWTGDLTDAIERQLERFAPGFRDRVLARATAGPPEIAARNANYVGGDIACGAASGLQLLLRPRLTASPYTTPHPAVFICSSATPPGPGVHGMAGHNAAKAVWRRLRQG; encoded by the coding sequence ATGCTCGATGCCGTCATCGTGGGTGCGGGGCCGAACGGGCTGACAGCTGCCGTGGAACTGGCCCGCCGGGGCTTCTCCGTGGCCGTCTTCGAGGCGCGGGACACGGTGGGCGGCGGCGCCCGCACCGAAGAGCTGACGCTGCCCGGATTCCGGCACGACCCCTGCTCGGCCGCCCACCCGCTCGGGGTCAACTCACCCGCGTTCCGCGCGATGCCCCTGGAGCGCTACGGCCTGGAGTGGCTGCACGCCGACCTCCCCATGGCCCACCCGTTCCCGGACGGCTCGGCCGCGGTGCTCGCGCGCTCCGTCGCGGAGACGGCGGCCTCGTTCGGACCGCGTGACGCCGGGGCCTACCGCAGACTGGTCGCGCCCTTCCTGCCCCAGTGGGACACACTGGTCCACGACTTCATGTCCCTGCCGCTGACCGCGCTGCCCCGCGACCCGGTCACCCTGGCCCGCTTCGGCCTCACCGGACTGCCGCCGTCCACCTGGCTGATGCGGCGCTTCCGGGACGAGCGGGCCAAGGCCCTGTTCGCCGGGCTCGTCGCACACGTCATCGCCCCGCTGGACGGCATCGCCACCGGCGCCGTCGGCCTGGTCTTCGCCCTCGCCGCGCACGCCCGCGGCTGGCCCGTCGCGCGCGGCGGCTCCCAGTCGATCTCCGACGCGCTCACCGCTTACCTGCGCGACCTCGGCGGCGCTGTCCACACCGACTACGAGGTCAAGCGCCTCGACGACCTGCCGCCCGCCCGCGCCTATGTCTTCGACACCTCGCCCACCGCCCTGTCCCGGATCGCCGGTTTCGGCCGCTACTACGACAACTACCGTTACGGGGCGGCCGTGTTCAAGGTCGACTACGCGCTGGACGGTCCCGTTCCGTGGACGGCCGAGGAGGCCCGGACCGCCGGGACCGTGCAGGTGGGCGCGAGCCGCGCCGAGATCGGTGCCGCGCTGAACGCCGCCTCGCGCGAGGGCCGGGCCCCCGACGCCCCCTTCCTGATCACCGTGCAGCCCAGCGTCGTCGACCCCTCCCGGGCACCCGCGGGACAGCACGTCTTCTGGGCGTACGGGCACGTCCCGCACGGCTGGACGGGTGACCTCACGGACGCGATCGAACGTCAACTGGAGCGGTTCGCACCCGGATTCCGCGACCGTGTCCTGGCCCGCGCGACCGCCGGGCCGCCCGAAATCGCCGCGCGCAACGCCAACTACGTGGGCGGCGACATCGCGTGCGGCGCCGCCTCCGGGCTGCAGCTCCTGCTGCGCCCCCGGCTGACCGCGTCGCCGTACACCACCCCGCACCCGGCCGTGTTCATCTGCTCCTCGGCCACGCCGCCGGGCCCCGGCGTGCACGGCATGGCCGGGCACAACGCGGCGAAGGCCGTGTGGCGCCGCCTGCGACAGGGCTGA
- a CDS encoding MFS transporter, giving the protein MSAPQGRAASPFKQPRAVWAVAFACVISFMGIGLVDPILPALAEGLHASPSQVSLLFSSYLIVTAVAMLFVGWVSSHLGAKRTLVVGLAVIVVFAALAGSSGSIDGIVGFRAGWGLGNALFIATSLAVIVASASGGFGGAIILYETALGLGIAVGPLLGGELGAISWRGPFFGVAVLMAVALTATLAFVPALPKPKRPTSPLAPLRALRHRGLLTMGIMALLYNWGFFTMLGYAPYPMKLSAHQLGLVFTGWGLLVAAFSVFFAPRLQARFGTAPVLYANLLGLGIVMAVIAAGVDSPGVVIVAVVVSGAFIGINNTLTTQAVMLVSPVERPVASSAYGFLRFIGGGLAPYVAGKLADATDLSVPFYLGAATFVVAVPVLASGHGLLRRAEQTAGQGESVGPTLTPVGTAAATAGPPLIVAVGAHDRAAVIVDTAARLARDTGTALEVVHVQQTAVVEEQAVDVETADQARSAVTAHLDRLAAHGIPAVGQILTSVGDHAAAGRALARHAADVRAGTVAVGRSPRGPLAQFADGSFTSALTHTAACSVVLVDPDSAPRPLTAATLAELRTAASG; this is encoded by the coding sequence ATGAGTGCACCGCAAGGAAGGGCCGCGAGCCCGTTCAAGCAGCCCAGGGCCGTCTGGGCCGTCGCGTTCGCCTGCGTCATCTCGTTCATGGGCATCGGGCTGGTCGACCCGATCCTGCCCGCCCTCGCCGAGGGCCTGCACGCCTCGCCCAGCCAGGTCTCCCTGCTCTTCAGCAGCTACCTGATCGTCACGGCCGTCGCCATGCTCTTCGTCGGCTGGGTCTCCAGCCACCTCGGCGCCAAGCGCACCCTGGTCGTGGGGCTGGCCGTCATCGTCGTCTTCGCCGCGCTCGCGGGCTCCTCCGGCTCCATCGACGGCATCGTCGGCTTCCGGGCCGGCTGGGGACTCGGCAACGCCCTGTTCATCGCCACCTCGCTCGCCGTGATCGTCGCCTCCGCGAGCGGCGGCTTCGGCGGCGCGATCATCCTGTACGAGACCGCCCTCGGCCTCGGTATCGCCGTGGGGCCGCTGCTCGGCGGCGAACTGGGAGCCATCAGCTGGCGCGGCCCGTTCTTCGGCGTCGCCGTCCTGATGGCGGTCGCCCTGACCGCGACCCTCGCCTTCGTCCCGGCCCTGCCGAAACCGAAGCGGCCGACCTCGCCGCTCGCCCCCCTCAGGGCGCTGCGTCACCGCGGACTGCTGACCATGGGCATCATGGCCCTGCTCTACAACTGGGGCTTCTTCACGATGCTCGGATACGCCCCGTACCCGATGAAGCTGAGCGCGCACCAGCTCGGACTGGTCTTCACCGGGTGGGGTCTGCTGGTGGCGGCCTTCAGCGTGTTCTTCGCGCCGCGTCTGCAGGCCCGGTTCGGGACCGCCCCGGTGCTGTACGCGAACCTGCTCGGCCTCGGGATCGTCATGGCGGTCATCGCGGCCGGCGTCGACTCGCCCGGCGTGGTGATCGTGGCGGTCGTCGTCAGCGGCGCGTTCATCGGCATCAACAACACCCTCACCACCCAGGCCGTCATGCTCGTCTCGCCCGTGGAGCGGCCGGTGGCCTCCTCCGCCTACGGCTTCCTCCGCTTCATCGGCGGCGGCCTCGCCCCCTACGTCGCGGGAAAGCTCGCCGACGCGACCGATCTCAGCGTCCCGTTCTACCTGGGGGCCGCGACCTTCGTCGTGGCCGTCCCGGTCCTGGCGAGCGGCCATGGTCTGCTCCGCAGGGCCGAACAGACGGCCGGGCAGGGCGAGTCCGTCGGGCCCACGCTCACGCCGGTCGGCACCGCCGCGGCCACCGCCGGCCCGCCGCTCATCGTCGCCGTCGGCGCCCATGACCGGGCGGCCGTCATCGTCGACACCGCGGCCCGGCTCGCCCGGGACACGGGCACGGCCCTGGAGGTCGTCCATGTCCAGCAGACCGCCGTGGTCGAGGAGCAGGCGGTGGACGTCGAGACCGCCGACCAGGCCCGCTCCGCCGTCACCGCCCATCTCGACCGGCTGGCGGCACACGGCATTCCCGCCGTCGGCCAGATACTCACCAGCGTCGGCGACCACGCCGCCGCGGGCCGCGCCCTGGCCCGGCACGCCGCCGACGTCCGGGCCGGCACCGTCGCCGTGGGCCGCTCGCCCCGCGGTCCGCTGGCGCAGTTCGCCGACGGGAGCTTCACCAGCGCGCTGACGCACACGGCGGCCTGTTCGGTGGTGCTCGTCGACCCCGACAGCGCGCCCCGGCCGCTGACCGCGGCCACCCTGGCGGAACTGCGCACCGCCGCCTCCGGCTGA
- a CDS encoding phosphocholine-specific phospholipase C, translating into MTEISRRTFIGTTAAGAAIAAGLPGTAEAAARGSRHGSIDDVKHVVVLMQENRSFDHYFGTLGGVRGFGDRQATVLSNGDPVFRQPAGGREEGHLLPFRMDTTKYNAQNAAGLPHDWDSGHSAVNNGAMDKWVAAKGERTMGYFTRADIPYQYALADAFTLCDGYFCSLNGPTDPNRLYLWTGTAGPGVDGTTGPWTDNTPVTDNPVADWTTYAERLEKAGVSWRVYHNPDGSDERYGDYDDNALSYFKQFHEFPKDDPRYVNAMTKWDLTAFDQHCKDGTLPTVSWLVAPFLFCEHPDASPDYGAHWVDTALRSLFSNPDVWKHTVFLVMYDENDGYFDHVIPPFPEPGTKDEFAGGKAIGLGSRVPLWVVSPWSRGGWVNSQVFDHTSVVRFLERVTGVHEPNISDWRRTVCGDLTSCFDFTAPDYDIPRLPDTVALMAKADAGSSLPPVKVPDEQSMPAQEEGHRPHRALPYRPWADVKVDRTTGQVTCTLTNDGSVGYHFTVLPNTALPFTGTPFTVPARSSRTHVWEAADTDGRYDFSVYGADGFVRRFSGTVVRAGQDDVAVPSVTAALRHPGRPEQASVELELRNDGGTQTSFTITPNDFAGEERTVWVGAGDRTRVTWRTDAGRYDFTVTAASGTRFVRRYAGTVHAV; encoded by the coding sequence ATGACCGAGATCAGCCGCCGTACCTTCATCGGCACCACCGCGGCCGGCGCCGCGATAGCCGCCGGACTCCCCGGCACGGCGGAGGCCGCGGCACGCGGCAGCCGCCACGGCAGCATCGACGACGTCAAGCACGTCGTCGTCCTGATGCAGGAGAACCGCAGTTTCGACCACTACTTCGGCACCCTGGGCGGGGTCCGGGGATTCGGCGACCGCCAGGCCACCGTCCTCTCGAACGGCGACCCGGTGTTCCGCCAGCCCGCCGGCGGCCGCGAGGAGGGCCACCTCCTGCCCTTCCGCATGGACACCACCAAGTACAACGCGCAGAACGCGGCCGGACTCCCGCACGACTGGGACAGCGGACACTCGGCCGTCAACAACGGCGCCATGGACAAGTGGGTCGCCGCCAAGGGCGAACGCACCATGGGCTACTTCACCCGCGCGGACATCCCCTACCAGTACGCGCTGGCCGACGCCTTCACCCTCTGCGACGGCTACTTCTGCTCGCTGAACGGGCCCACCGATCCCAACCGCCTCTATCTGTGGACCGGAACCGCGGGCCCCGGCGTGGACGGCACCACCGGCCCGTGGACCGACAACACACCGGTCACGGACAACCCCGTGGCGGACTGGACGACGTACGCCGAACGCCTGGAGAAGGCGGGCGTCAGCTGGCGGGTCTACCACAACCCCGACGGCTCCGACGAGCGTTACGGCGACTACGACGACAACGCCCTGTCCTACTTCAAGCAGTTCCACGAGTTCCCCAAGGACGACCCGCGGTACGTCAACGCGATGACGAAGTGGGACCTCACCGCGTTCGACCAGCACTGCAAGGACGGCACCCTGCCCACGGTCTCCTGGCTGGTGGCCCCCTTCCTGTTCTGCGAACACCCCGACGCGAGCCCCGACTACGGCGCCCACTGGGTCGACACCGCGCTGCGGTCGCTGTTCTCCAACCCCGACGTGTGGAAGCACACCGTCTTCCTGGTCATGTACGACGAGAACGACGGCTACTTCGACCACGTCATCCCGCCCTTCCCCGAACCCGGCACCAAGGACGAGTTCGCGGGCGGCAAGGCCATCGGCCTGGGCAGCCGGGTGCCGCTGTGGGTGGTCTCGCCGTGGTCGCGCGGCGGCTGGGTCAACTCCCAGGTGTTCGACCACACTTCGGTGGTCCGCTTCCTGGAGCGTGTCACCGGCGTCCACGAACCCAACATCTCCGACTGGCGGCGCACCGTCTGCGGCGACCTCACCAGCTGCTTCGACTTCACCGCGCCCGACTACGACATCCCCAGGCTGCCCGACACCGTCGCCCTGATGGCCAAGGCGGACGCGGGCAGTTCGCTGCCGCCGGTCAAGGTGCCCGACGAGCAGTCCATGCCCGCGCAGGAGGAGGGCCACAGGCCGCACCGCGCCCTGCCGTACCGGCCGTGGGCGGACGTGAAGGTCGACCGGACCACCGGCCAGGTCACCTGCACCCTCACCAACGACGGCAGCGTCGGCTACCACTTCACCGTCCTGCCGAACACCGCCCTGCCCTTCACCGGCACGCCCTTCACGGTCCCGGCGCGCTCCTCGCGGACCCATGTCTGGGAGGCCGCCGACACCGACGGCCGCTACGACTTCTCCGTGTACGGCGCCGACGGCTTCGTCCGCCGCTTCTCCGGCACCGTCGTCCGCGCGGGACAGGACGATGTGGCGGTGCCGTCGGTGACGGCGGCGCTGCGGCACCCCGGACGCCCGGAGCAGGCCTCGGTCGAACTGGAACTGCGCAACGACGGCGGTACCCAGACGTCGTTCACGATCACCCCGAACGACTTCGCCGGCGAGGAGCGGACGGTCTGGGTCGGGGCGGGCGACCGGACCCGCGTGACGTGGCGCACCGACGCGGGGCGGTACGACTTCACGGTCACGGCGGCCAGCGGGACCCGGTTCGTCCGGCGCTACGCGGGAACCGTCCACGCCGTGTGA
- a CDS encoding endonuclease/exonuclease/phosphatase family protein, whose translation MSSLSQAAASGSSIAIASTTPPPRGTEVAFSWATDDPDPKNWIGVYPADRLPATGSSSLVWAYVPGASGRTTLDTSGLSGGPYIAYLLAKDGYGVLARTEPFSFEGAPLGDSVELTTPAPHEGDKLSFHWTTGAPDPKNWVGVYDGDRRPGHGSSLAWEYTPGASGDITLDTSGLSGGPYTAYLLAMDGYGILARTAAFTFAVRPVIPRPHAVVDAVTTEPQTAGQEFSVKLGGLWIRPEGNAAGSATFRRVGGDPWLSVAADGTVGGRAPRVAPRRPGRLVAAVTDSAVGSDTVTVQVPVRTARERLRLKVATLNLWDAGTHVDGFLEKQLRLTLTQGLDVVALQECGDRAAEDLAGALGRHVYRSGGLGIVSRYPLSDVVAPTAALPAAAATLHLPDDRTVRLWTARLDEADYGPYALSAGRTSAQVEAAEKGTARYRQVQALVAALRPDLDSRTPVVLAAGLASPSHRDWTNRTASAHGGVGRVRWPVTEALEKAGLVDAFREAHPAPEKAPGITWSPVRPRREDGGGAEPQDRIDQIQYAGRLKVVEAHSLFTGWPRPVPDTAANGWPSDHAAAVVTFSLSARG comes from the coding sequence GTGTCATCCCTCTCACAGGCCGCCGCTTCGGGGAGCAGCATCGCGATCGCGTCCACGACGCCCCCGCCGCGCGGTACCGAAGTGGCCTTCAGCTGGGCGACGGACGATCCCGACCCCAAGAACTGGATCGGCGTCTATCCCGCCGACCGGCTGCCCGCCACCGGCAGCAGCTCCCTCGTGTGGGCCTACGTACCCGGCGCGTCCGGGCGGACCACCCTCGACACCTCCGGTCTGAGCGGCGGCCCGTACATCGCGTACCTGCTGGCCAAGGACGGCTACGGCGTCCTCGCCAGGACCGAGCCCTTCAGCTTCGAGGGCGCCCCGCTCGGCGACTCCGTCGAGCTGACGACCCCCGCCCCGCACGAGGGCGACAAGCTCTCCTTCCACTGGACGACGGGCGCACCCGACCCGAAGAACTGGGTCGGGGTGTACGACGGCGACCGCCGGCCGGGTCACGGCTCCTCCCTCGCCTGGGAGTACACCCCGGGTGCCTCCGGTGACATCACCCTCGACACCTCGGGCCTGAGCGGCGGCCCGTACACCGCGTACCTGCTGGCCATGGACGGTTACGGGATCCTCGCCAGGACCGCCGCGTTCACCTTCGCCGTACGGCCCGTGATCCCGCGCCCGCACGCGGTCGTGGACGCCGTCACCACCGAACCGCAGACCGCGGGCCAGGAGTTCTCGGTGAAGCTGGGCGGTCTGTGGATCAGGCCCGAGGGCAACGCCGCGGGCAGCGCGACCTTCCGGCGGGTCGGCGGCGACCCCTGGCTGTCGGTCGCCGCGGACGGCACGGTCGGCGGCAGGGCTCCGCGGGTCGCGCCCCGCAGGCCCGGCCGGCTGGTCGCCGCCGTCACCGACAGCGCCGTCGGCAGCGACACCGTCACCGTCCAGGTCCCGGTGCGCACCGCCCGCGAGCGGCTGCGGCTGAAGGTGGCCACCCTGAACCTCTGGGACGCCGGCACGCACGTCGACGGCTTCCTGGAGAAGCAACTGCGGCTGACGCTCACCCAGGGACTGGACGTCGTGGCGCTCCAGGAATGCGGTGACAGGGCGGCCGAGGACCTCGCCGGGGCGCTCGGCCGGCACGTGTACCGGTCCGGCGGCCTCGGCATCGTGAGCCGCTACCCGCTGAGCGACGTCGTCGCCCCGACCGCGGCGCTGCCGGCGGCGGCGGCGACCCTGCACCTGCCCGACGACCGTACGGTGCGCCTGTGGACGGCGCGGCTGGACGAAGCCGACTACGGGCCGTACGCGCTGTCGGCCGGCCGGACGTCCGCGCAGGTCGAGGCGGCCGAGAAGGGGACGGCCCGCTACCGGCAGGTGCAGGCCCTGGTCGCCGCCCTGCGGCCGGACCTCGACTCCCGTACCCCCGTGGTGCTGGCGGCCGGTCTCGCCTCACCGTCCCACCGCGACTGGACGAACCGGACCGCGTCCGCGCACGGCGGAGTGGGCCGGGTCCGCTGGCCCGTCACGGAGGCGCTGGAGAAGGCGGGCCTCGTCGACGCCTTCCGCGAAGCCCACCCCGCCCCGGAGAAGGCACCCGGCATCACCTGGTCCCCCGTCAGGCCGCGGCGCGAGGACGGCGGCGGGGCCGAACCGCAGGACCGGATCGACCAGATCCAGTACGCGGGGCGGCTCAAGGTCGTCGAGGCGCACAGCCTGTTCACCGGCTGGCCCCGGCCGGTGCCGGACACCGCGGCCAACGGCTGGCCCTCCGACCACGCGGCCGCCGTCGTCACCTTCTCCCTCTCCGCCCGCGGCTGA
- a CDS encoding O-acetyl-ADP-ribose deacetylase, with protein MTVITLVRGDITGQSVDAIVNAANSSLLGGGGVDGAIHRRGGPAVLADCRRLRASHYGKGLATGRAVATTAGDLDARWVIHTVGPVFSDTEDRSHLLASCYRESLRVADGLGARTVAFPAVSAGVYGWPMEDAARVAVRTVRDTETAVEEVRFVLFDERAYEAFAAQVG; from the coding sequence ATGACCGTCATCACCCTGGTCCGGGGCGACATCACCGGACAGAGCGTCGACGCGATCGTCAACGCGGCCAACTCCTCGCTGCTGGGCGGCGGGGGAGTGGACGGAGCCATCCACCGCAGGGGCGGCCCCGCCGTCCTGGCGGACTGCCGCAGGCTGCGCGCCTCGCACTACGGCAAGGGCCTGGCCACCGGCCGTGCGGTCGCGACCACCGCGGGCGACCTGGACGCGCGGTGGGTGATCCACACCGTGGGCCCGGTCTTCAGCGACACCGAGGACCGCTCGCACCTGCTGGCCTCGTGCTACCGCGAGTCGCTGCGCGTCGCCGACGGACTCGGCGCCCGCACGGTCGCGTTCCCCGCGGTCTCGGCCGGTGTGTACGGGTGGCCGATGGAGGACGCCGCCCGCGTCGCGGTGCGGACGGTGCGGGACACGGAGACGGCCGTCGAGGAGGTCAGGTTCGTGCTCTTCGACGAGCGGGCCTACGAGGCGTTCGCCGCGCAGGTCGGCTGA